One segment of Takifugu rubripes chromosome 5, fTakRub1.2, whole genome shotgun sequence DNA contains the following:
- the LOC105416466 gene encoding GTPase IMAP family member 6, which produces MDKRKKGSQELRLMVVGSRGPTQFILTNVILGREVFAKDIHSISVSRKNTGELAGKRVVVINGPNLYDKDISQPKRKMELRRSKCLCIPGPHAFLVAFDIEAISLNEMRAPKLMRKRFGQHCMRHCMVLLGYEGNVEVAALENRVRKTEWHLKELIEKYGGCFHLFSKNWRDRSQDQELLQKIERMVASLGGGYFSNHTFQKAEDSVRKEEKKLRKQKAAEIKKAWTEMEKQYIPEDLYQHKDAYTNTVGAEIRAKAEVDNGWLRTSLARGLGTGLVAGAVVGALFGSIEGPGGMVLYGIIGGAVGGSAGGTAQVAIKHMENRVAPPARLNFNAIFINRFFATPRP; this is translated from the exons ATGGATAAAAGGAAGAAGG GATCTCAAGAATTAAGACTCATGGTGGTTGGCAGCAGAGGACCCACACAGTTTATTCTGACCAACGTCATCCTCGGGAGGGAGGTTTTTGCTAAAGATATCCACAGTATTTCTGTTAGCAGGAAGAATACTGGAGAGCTGGCTGGCAAACGAGTGGTTGTTATCAACGGACCGAACCTCTATGATAAAGATATATCTCAACCCAAAAGGAAGATGGAGTTAAGAAGGTCTAAATGTTTATGTATCCCTGGTCCCCATGCATTCCTTGTTGCCTTTGACATAGAGGCAATCTCTCTGAATGAAATGAGAGCTCCCAAACTGATGAGGAAACGTTTTGGTCAGCACTGTATGAGGCACTGCATGGTTCTTCTGGGCTATGAAGGAAATGTGGAGGTAGCTGCTCTGGAGAACAGGGTGCGGAAGACCGAATGGCACCTAAAAGAGCTGATTGAGAAGTACGGCGGGTGCTTCCACCTTTTCAGCAAAAACTGGAGGGATCGCAGCCAAGAccaagagctgctgcagaagataGAGCGGATGGTGGCGTCTTTGGGAGGAGGTTATTTCAGCAACCACACTTTCCAGAAGGCCGAGGACAGtgtgaggaaggaagagaagaagctgCGCAAGCAGAAGGCAGCGGAGATCAAAAAGGCTTGGACCGAGATGGAGAAGCAATACATCCCTGAAGACCTGTATCAACACAAGGATGCCTACACCAACACTGTCGGGGCAGAGATAAGAGCCAAGGCAGAGGTGGACAACGGATGGCTGAGGACCTCCCTGGCCAGGGGACTGGGGACAGGTTTGGTTGCAGGAGCTGTAGTGGGGGCACTGTTTGGATCCATAGAGGGGCCAGGTGGGATGGTTCTGTATGGGATAATTGGTGGGGCTGTAGGTGGATCGGCAGGAGGAACAGCTCAGGTAGCCATCAAGCACATGGAGAACAGAGTAGCTCCTCCGGCCAGACTCAACTTTAACGCCATCTTCATCAATCGTTTCTTCGCCACCCCTCGACCATGA
- the btr02 gene encoding bloodthirsty-related gene family, member 2 produces MASTLSLLDEKHFLCSLCKDIFTNPATIPCGHSYCLSCLCRYWTRHQSKYCPNCKRVFPDKPDLCVNHILADVSNKYRNTRPQKPPDDETIIDIEQMIQERLQKIERLKHSLELQKISYLKEVRESQKVFSALVHAMEKSHKAVVAAIEERQKEEERRMKTLVEELEHEVQELRTGTADPGPEILVTIDRSEDTKEVAVHMTPPLCITQMKDWTKVALETDPCVGVTRRTLSGVWEKIKMEVNRLSKSELKRLEKYTVDVNLSAKTAHPFLFVSDDRKEVRHTDKLREVPDNPKRFDRVANVLAKESFSGGRCYWEVEVGEKVEWNLGVVRQAINRKGKFTVCPANGFWTLSLRTGGQYIANTSPATPLAVEPRPKKVGIFLDHTEGRVSFYCAESGVHIYTFTDTFTDRLVPFFSPGRLHGGRNAAPLVICSSFCSI; encoded by the exons ATGGCCTCTACGCTAAGCCTGCTGGATGAGAAGCACTTCCTGTGCTCTCTGTGTAAGGACATCTTCACCAACCCGGCGACCATACCTTGTGGACACAGCTATTGTCTGTCCTGTCTCTGCCGCTACTGGACACGACACCAGTCCAAGTACTGCCCCAACTGCAAGAGAGTGTTTCCAGACAAGCCGGACCTCTGCGTCAACCATATCCTAGCAGACGTCTCCAATAAATACAGGAACACGCGACCGCAGAAGCCACCAGATGATGAAACG ATTATAGACATCGAACAAATGATCCAGGAACGGCTGCAGAAGATTGAGCGGTTAAAACATTCCCTCGAGCTCCAAAAG ATCTCGTACCTCAAGGAGGTGCGAGAGAGCCAGAAAGTTTTCTCCGCCCTCGTCCATGCGATGGAGAAGAGTCACAAGGCCGTTGTTGCGGCGAttgaagagagacagaaagaggaggagagaaggatgaAAACGCTGGTGGAAGAACTGGAACACGAGGTCCAGGAGCTGCGGACGGGGACCGCTGATCCGGGTCCCGAGATTCTCGTCACCATCGATCGAAGCGAAGACACGAAGGAAGTCGCTGTG CACATGACTCCCCCTCTGTGCATCACCCAGATGAAAGACTGGACCAAGGTTGCCCTGGAAACCGACCCATGTGTCGGGGTCACCAGGCGAACGCTATCAGGCGTATGGGAAAAGATCAAGATGGAAGTCAACAGACTCTCCAAATCTG AGCTCAAGAGACTAGAGAAATACACAG TTGACGTTAACCTGAGTGCAAAGACGGCCCACCCCTTCCTGTTTGTCTCAGATGACAGGAAGGAGGTGAGACACACAGACAAGCTCCGGGAGGTTCCAGACAACCCGAAGCGCTTCGACCGTGTTGCCAACGTGCTGGCCAAAGAAAGCTTCAGCGGTGGGAGGTGCTACTGGGAGGTGGAGGTCGGGGAGAAGGTCGAGTGGAACTTGGGTGTGGTCAGACAGGCTATAAACAGAAAGGGGAAGTTCACGGTCTGCCCCGCTAATGGATTCTGGACTTTGAGCCTCAGGACGGGGGGCCAGTACATCGCCAACACCTCTCCTGCCACCCCGTTAGCTGTGGAGCCCCGACCAAAGAAGGTGGGCATATTCCTGGACCACACAGAGGGACGGGTGTCCTTCTACTGCGCAGAATCGGGAGTTCATATCTACACCTTCACGGACACGTTTACCGACAGGCTGGTTCCATTTTTCAGTCCAGGCCGCCTGCACGGTGGCAGAAACGCAGCACCACTAGTCATCTGTTCAAGCTTCTGTAGCATCTAA
- the cldnk gene encoding claudin k produces the protein MATTGMQLLGLIMSIVGWVCGAVVCAIPLWRVTAFIGNNIVTAQIIWEGLWMNCIVQSTGQIQCKVYDSMLALPSDMQAARGLTVLSILMCGMALALGVLGVKCTKCIGVNSVKARLARISGALFAIAGFLYLVPVCWTAHSIIRDFYDPHVAAPHKRELGPALYIGWGASALLLIGGSLLYAGSSPPGLTGSPTFSSGESSPRRAPASQVKGYV, from the coding sequence ATGGCGACTACAGGCATGCAGTTGCTGGGTCTGATCATGTCCATTGTGGGCTGGGTGTGTGGGGCAGTAGTCTGCGCCATCCCCCTGTGGCGAGTCACCGCTTTCATCGGAAACAACATCGTTACGGCTCAGATCATCTGGGAAGGCCTCTGGATGAACTGCATCGTGCAGAGCACCGGTCAGATCCAGTGTAAAGTGTACGACAGCATGCTGGCTCTGCCCAGCGACATGCAGGCTGCCCGGGGCCTCACCGTGCTCTCCATCTTGATGTGCGGTATGGCTTTGGCCCTCGGGGTCCTCGGAGTCAAGTGCACTAAATGCATCGGCGTCAACAGCGTCAAGGCCCGTCTCGCCCGCATCTCTGGGGCCCTTTTTGCCATCGCTGGGTTCCTCTACCTCGTGCCCGTGTGCTGGACAGCCCACTCCATCATTAGGGATTTCTATGATCCACATGTGGCGGCCCCGCACAAGCGAGAGCTTGGCCCTGCCCTCTACATCGGTTGGGGGGCGTCGGCCCTGCTCCTCATCGGGGGCTCTCTCCTCTATGCCGGGTCGAGTCCCCCTGGCTtgacaggttctcccacctttAGCAGTGGAGAAAGTAGTCCTCGTAGAGCACCCGCCtcacaggtcaaaggttatgTCTAG